A single genomic interval of Treponema primitia ZAS-1 harbors:
- a CDS encoding ATP-binding protein, whose product MKSKTGRVIRKNYPLFVFVFITFILMILVGGLFVSNVLRKRLREDAETVLFTAEANINAALSEVESILLNSQYIIVNMIEQGSSQEEILAYLTETTAWMRQREGGLLKIYGIYGYIRGELIDSMGINPDETYIPQRRPWYQTAVRSGTKTSYTAPYEDWANGNTIISVVRNIDGPQGNMHGILSVDVDISWIQDYIKSMHLAPGGYGMIVSQNMILITKPHIQSPLLRGSEDEYHGIQLQELGSDYQEISRMLRRKENISAQRIRDTDGSEVIVFFRKIFNGWHVGLITPYVRFYRDLYYTIAVLSALGITLAFSLSFILLRITRAKIQSDEENKSKSSFLARMSHEIRTPMNAIIGISELALREENSQKTTDYLGGIRQAGENLLSIINDILDFSKIESGKIDIISTEYMFASLINDCISIIRTRLTEKPVVLLTKIDGSLPASFNGDESRIRQILLNLLSNAVKYTHKGYITLTITNSNTTSNAADGDTMLLSFEIADTGIGIKEEDMGKLFGDFNRFDQRANQGIEGTGLGLAIARNLCRLLGGDITVTSTYGKGTVFTAVLPQRVVNSEPFAEVKEAKTKHVLAYETVKEYAESIVYSVETLGVPCTLAESREELSASLENQVYQYAMARSPLFGELQNLIQDTGIPVKPVLVLLADQDEGVSKPDIKTIIMPLHPLTIARLLNGEIDSSGGVQYKKVSIRFTAPEARILLVDDVSTNLIVAEGLLAPYQVKVDCCSSGEEALKLVGKHSYDIIFMDHMMPGMDGIETTAIIRAWEAKQQILEHTSHIPIIALTANAVSGMKEMFLSKGFNDYLSKPIELTKLDEIMGKWITRGKKYKNESTKTDVEKTDQGGAGNPPVILTVDYSPLTAIGVDLTKGIAMTGGTEASYLKVLTIFRKDALERLPLLERMPNEQELSLFTTSVHALKSASATIGAEAVSKAAAELEAAGKAENLALIAARLPGFSRDLQNLAEHIETALNTNTFVETDSKEAFTQYLPLVTDLRAALEQEDIGTIRRIIAELEAAPFDRKTREVLTAVSDAVLMTEFAEAIGKMDTLLNKMDRGLG is encoded by the coding sequence ATGAAAAGCAAAACAGGAAGAGTTATCAGAAAAAATTATCCGCTGTTTGTTTTTGTTTTTATCACTTTTATATTGATGATACTGGTGGGCGGTCTTTTTGTCAGTAATGTTCTGCGTAAGCGCCTGCGGGAAGATGCGGAAACGGTACTGTTTACCGCCGAAGCAAATATAAATGCGGCCTTGAGCGAAGTTGAATCCATACTCCTCAATTCGCAGTACATAATTGTAAACATGATTGAACAGGGATCGTCCCAGGAAGAAATCCTCGCCTACCTGACAGAAACCACCGCCTGGATGCGTCAGCGCGAAGGGGGACTTTTAAAAATTTATGGAATCTACGGGTATATCCGGGGAGAATTGATTGACAGCATGGGCATTAATCCTGATGAGACCTATATACCCCAGCGGCGGCCCTGGTATCAGACGGCGGTACGGAGCGGGACAAAGACCTCTTACACCGCCCCCTACGAGGACTGGGCCAACGGGAACACCATTATTTCGGTAGTAAGAAATATTGACGGCCCTCAGGGAAATATGCATGGGATTCTTTCGGTGGATGTGGATATATCCTGGATTCAGGACTATATAAAGTCCATGCATCTGGCCCCCGGAGGCTACGGCATGATAGTCAGCCAGAATATGATTTTGATAACAAAGCCCCATATCCAAAGTCCTCTCCTGAGGGGATCCGAAGACGAGTACCATGGAATCCAACTGCAGGAATTGGGCTCCGATTATCAGGAAATTTCCCGGATGCTCAGAAGGAAGGAGAACATAAGCGCCCAACGGATCAGGGATACGGACGGCTCCGAGGTAATTGTTTTTTTCAGGAAAATATTCAACGGCTGGCATGTGGGGCTCATTACCCCCTACGTCCGGTTCTACCGTGATCTTTATTACACCATAGCGGTCCTTTCGGCGCTGGGGATCACCCTGGCTTTTTCGTTAAGCTTTATTCTTTTACGGATCACCCGGGCAAAAATACAATCCGATGAAGAAAATAAAAGTAAATCTTCTTTTCTGGCCCGGATGAGCCATGAGATCCGTACCCCCATGAACGCCATCATCGGTATCAGCGAACTTGCTTTACGGGAAGAAAATTCACAAAAAACAACGGACTATTTAGGGGGCATCAGGCAAGCGGGAGAAAACCTCCTTTCCATCATCAATGATATTCTGGATTTTTCAAAAATTGAATCCGGCAAGATAGATATCATTTCCACCGAATATATGTTCGCCTCCCTGATAAACGACTGCATCAGCATTATCCGCACACGGCTTACAGAAAAACCTGTAGTCTTACTGACAAAAATTGACGGATCCCTGCCTGCCTCCTTCAACGGCGATGAATCCAGAATACGCCAGATACTGCTGAACCTGCTGAGCAATGCGGTTAAGTATACCCATAAAGGCTATATTACCCTGACTATTACAAATAGTAATACTACCAGTAATGCCGCCGATGGGGACACCATGCTCCTTAGCTTTGAAATTGCCGATACGGGGATTGGTATAAAAGAAGAGGACATGGGTAAGCTCTTCGGCGATTTTAACCGGTTCGATCAAAGGGCGAATCAGGGTATTGAGGGAACCGGCCTGGGGCTTGCCATAGCCCGGAACCTCTGCCGCCTCTTGGGCGGGGATATTACGGTTACATCGACCTATGGTAAGGGTACGGTATTTACTGCGGTTTTACCCCAAAGGGTGGTGAACAGCGAGCCCTTCGCAGAAGTGAAAGAAGCGAAAACGAAGCATGTACTGGCCTACGAAACCGTTAAAGAATATGCGGAATCTATTGTCTATTCGGTAGAAACTCTGGGCGTACCCTGCACCCTGGCGGAGAGCCGGGAGGAATTATCCGCCTCCCTGGAAAATCAGGTCTATCAATATGCGATGGCAAGGTCACCCTTATTTGGGGAATTACAAAACCTGATACAGGATACGGGTATACCCGTAAAACCTGTTCTGGTATTATTGGCGGATCAGGATGAGGGAGTTTCAAAACCGGACATAAAAACTATTATTATGCCCCTGCATCCCCTCACCATTGCCCGGCTGCTCAACGGCGAAATAGACAGCTCCGGCGGGGTTCAGTATAAAAAAGTAAGCATCAGATTTACCGCCCCAGAAGCACGGATACTGTTGGTAGATGATGTTTCCACCAACCTTATCGTGGCGGAAGGTCTTTTGGCGCCCTACCAGGTAAAGGTTGACTGCTGCAGTTCCGGTGAGGAAGCGCTCAAACTCGTGGGGAAGCATTCCTACGACATTATTTTTATGGATCACATGATGCCGGGGATGGACGGCATTGAAACGACCGCTATCATACGTGCCTGGGAAGCCAAACAGCAAATATTGGAACATACTTCGCATATTCCAATCATCGCCCTGACCGCAAATGCGGTTTCCGGCATGAAAGAGATGTTTTTATCCAAAGGGTTTAACGATTATCTCTCAAAACCCATAGAACTTACAAAGCTGGACGAAATTATGGGGAAATGGATTACCCGTGGAAAAAAATATAAAAATGAATCGACGAAAACCGATGTCGAAAAAACAGATCAGGGTGGTGCAGGAAATCCGCCTGTTATACTCACCGTTGATTATTCACCCCTCACTGCCATAGGGGTGGATCTTACTAAAGGTATCGCCATGACCGGCGGTACAGAAGCGTCCTACCTGAAGGTGTTGACAATATTCCGCAAAGACGCTTTGGAACGGCTGCCCTTACTGGAGCGTATGCCCAATGAACAGGAACTTTCCCTTTTTACTACCAGCGTACACGCCCTCAAGAGCGCCTCTGCCACCATCGGTGCCGAAGCGGTATCAAAAGCTGCTGCGGAACTTGAAGCAGCAGGCAAGGCCGAGAACCTGGCCCTTATCGCAGCGCGGCTTCCTGGTTTTTCCCGGGACCTCCAAAACCTGGCGGAACATATAGAAACGGCGCTGAATACCAACACCTTCGTTGAAACTGATTCAAAAGAGGCCTTTACTCAATACCTCCCCCTGGTTACGGATCTAAGGGCGGCGCTGGAACAGGAAGATATCGGAACTATCCGCCGCATCATTGCGGAGCTGGAAGCGGCGCCGTTTGACAGGAAAACACGGGAAGTGCTGACGGCGGTTTCCGACGCGGTGTTGATGACCGAGTTTGCGGAAGCAATTGGCAAGATGGACACATTATTGAACAAAATGGATCGGGGGCTGGGATGA
- a CDS encoding hybrid sensor histidine kinase/response regulator: MITGIVNIIWNILTSGKAPKGDKKELSDYIISYILMNFISIFGFIFLIYYIVVNSNKGSYVDAAICVVMSMIAIIAFIAARTRVIRIVPAMIILNAYCLFCALLIWNGDAQGMNFLFVYLVPPLTLMLERLKPGIIYSTIVLVVISIEVFVPGISKFYYSADIASRIVVTYLLIFGTTVAVEATRAAKDKANSELTAKLRKESQRAEAATTAKSNFLANTSHEIRTPMNAIIGISELALREEISPRVTEYISDIKQAGHNLLVIINDILDFSKIESGRLDIEKADYLLGSVINDVISIIRTRLSEKPIIFTVDIDSKLPNHLIGDEVRLRQVLMNLLSNAIKYTREGHIVLTISGTPREDRVVLTMLVSDTGIGIKQEDMGKLFGQFQQLDTHKNQGIEGTGLGLAISRNLCRLMGGDITVSSVYGEGSIFTATILQQVRDSEPLAAVENPETKTALLYEPRKEYAGSIIRSMENLGVPVTVAGDKEIFARELKGCSPTGGKSYAFAFVSANSVEETQSLIQDLSLPTKVVLLANQEEIASFRNIPTITMPAYTLSIANVISDKIELNYHKKTDVRFTAPSARLLIVDDIVTNLNVAKGLLSLYQTDITTVTSGKEAIELIKKNRYDIIFMDHMMPEMDGIETTAAIRAWEDSRQISQEYAKHIPIIALTANAVTGMKEMFLAKGFNDYLSKPIEISKLDGMMAEWIPPEKKVKPGSGTTLERIAETTDIKINGVDTVRGFAMTGGTEAGYRKVLNAFHKDALERLPLFAAPPDPETLSLFTTNVHALKSAAATIGAGAVSKAAAELEAAGKTGDLALVTEKLPIFHRDLQDLAEQIEAALNEGMPDGAEGGTGSSGNAGSAGLCVPLFTELAKALEQEDIGTVQRILGELEQKSFDPGTKKIISCVSNAVLMTEFEDAIKAVKGMLP; encoded by the coding sequence ATGATAACAGGAATAGTAAATATCATTTGGAACATACTTACTTCCGGAAAGGCGCCTAAGGGTGATAAGAAAGAACTGTCCGATTATATCATCAGCTATATTCTTATGAATTTTATTTCCATCTTCGGTTTCATTTTTCTCATTTATTATATAGTTGTTAATAGTAACAAAGGTTCCTATGTGGACGCCGCTATTTGCGTGGTTATGTCGATGATAGCCATCATCGCATTTATTGCCGCCCGCACCAGGGTTATTCGTATTGTTCCCGCCATGATTATCCTGAACGCCTATTGTTTATTTTGTGCCCTCCTCATCTGGAACGGCGATGCACAGGGGATGAATTTTTTATTCGTCTATCTGGTCCCTCCCCTTACCTTAATGCTGGAACGACTGAAGCCGGGTATTATCTATTCCACAATAGTATTGGTTGTCATATCTATTGAAGTGTTTGTACCGGGTATATCCAAGTTTTATTATTCCGCCGATATAGCATCCCGGATAGTTGTTACCTATTTACTAATTTTCGGGACCACCGTTGCGGTAGAAGCCACCAGGGCTGCCAAAGACAAGGCAAATTCTGAATTAACCGCAAAGCTCCGGAAAGAAAGCCAACGGGCCGAAGCCGCTACCACGGCAAAGTCAAATTTCCTTGCCAATACCAGCCATGAGATACGGACCCCCATGAACGCTATTATCGGCATCAGCGAACTTGCCCTCAGGGAAGAAATCTCTCCCCGGGTAACCGAATACATCTCGGATATAAAACAGGCAGGCCACAATCTCCTGGTCATTATTAATGACATATTGGACTTTTCAAAAATTGAATCCGGCAGGCTGGACATTGAGAAGGCGGACTATCTGCTGGGTTCGGTGATAAACGATGTGATCAGTATTATCCGCACCCGGCTGAGCGAAAAACCCATTATCTTTACCGTTGATATTGACAGTAAACTCCCCAACCACCTGATCGGCGATGAAGTCCGCCTTCGTCAGGTGCTGATGAACCTCCTCTCCAATGCGATAAAATACACACGGGAGGGACACATCGTTCTTACCATCTCAGGTACGCCCCGGGAAGACCGGGTTGTCCTGACCATGTTGGTCTCCGACACCGGTATCGGTATTAAACAGGAAGATATGGGCAAACTGTTCGGCCAATTCCAGCAGCTTGATACCCATAAAAACCAGGGCATTGAAGGAACCGGCCTGGGACTCGCCATAAGCCGTAACCTATGCCGTCTTATGGGCGGAGATATCACGGTGAGCAGCGTATACGGAGAGGGCAGCATCTTTACTGCAACCATACTCCAGCAGGTACGGGACAGCGAACCCCTGGCTGCGGTTGAAAACCCGGAAACAAAAACGGCGCTGCTCTATGAGCCCCGGAAGGAGTACGCCGGTTCGATTATTCGCTCGATGGAGAATCTGGGTGTACCGGTAACGGTGGCCGGAGATAAAGAAATTTTTGCCCGGGAACTTAAGGGCTGTTCACCCACAGGGGGGAAAAGCTATGCATTTGCTTTTGTAAGCGCCAATTCGGTAGAAGAGACCCAATCACTAATACAGGACTTATCACTGCCCACAAAGGTAGTTCTCCTGGCGAATCAGGAGGAAATTGCTTCCTTCAGAAACATTCCTACTATCACCATGCCCGCCTATACCCTGTCCATTGCCAATGTGATTAGCGATAAGATAGAACTCAACTATCACAAAAAAACCGATGTACGGTTTACCGCTCCCAGCGCCCGTCTCCTCATCGTTGACGATATTGTTACCAACCTGAATGTAGCCAAGGGCCTCCTGAGTTTATATCAGACCGATATCACCACCGTGACAAGCGGCAAAGAAGCAATAGAGCTGATAAAGAAAAACCGTTACGATATAATATTTATGGATCACATGATGCCCGAAATGGACGGCATAGAAACGACCGCCGCCATACGTGCCTGGGAAGACAGCCGGCAAATATCTCAGGAATATGCGAAGCATATTCCAATCATAGCCCTGACCGCAAATGCGGTGACCGGGATGAAGGAGATGTTTCTGGCAAAGGGCTTTAACGATTATCTTTCTAAGCCAATAGAAATATCCAAACTTGACGGGATGATGGCTGAATGGATTCCCCCTGAAAAGAAAGTAAAGCCGGGATCAGGTACCACCCTGGAAAGGATCGCAGAAACCACGGATATAAAAATTAACGGGGTGGATACCGTCAGGGGCTTTGCCATGACCGGCGGAACCGAAGCCGGATACCGGAAGGTATTAAACGCCTTCCACAAAGATGCCCTTGAGCGGCTTCCCCTGTTTGCCGCACCCCCTGATCCGGAAACCCTTTCCCTGTTTACCACTAACGTACATGCCCTCAAGAGCGCCGCCGCTACCATCGGGGCCGGCGCCGTGTCAAAGGCCGCGGCGGAACTGGAGGCGGCGGGAAAGACGGGGGATCTGGCGCTTGTCACGGAAAAGCTTCCGATTTTCCACCGGGACCTCCAGGACCTGGCGGAGCAGATAGAAGCGGCCTTGAATGAAGGAATGCCGGACGGGGCGGAAGGCGGCACAGGGTCCTCCGGAAACGCCGGATCTGCCGGTTTATGTGTTCCCCTGTTTACGGAACTTGCGAAAGCCCTGGAGCAGGAAGATATCGGGACCGTCCAGCGTATCCTTGGGGAGCTGGAACAAAAATCTTTTGACCCTGGGACAAAGAAAATTATAAGCTGTGTTTCCAATGCGGTATTGATGACCGAATTTGAAGATGCAATCAAGGCTGTTAAAGGGATGCTGCCTTAA
- a CDS encoding hybrid sensor histidine kinase/response regulator: protein MKRLTVFCNGTFFLALWAFAALVPGFPCFAAEETGGSDREARLFLSNRVQKVYRSTNGFPSDEANAVLQTSDGYMWFGSYQGLIRYDGSAFKTFNAMSQDNFPGSSVRSLLEGPDGTLWIGTNESGVVAYNGESFEVFDRSRGLPSGMIRSIAADQSGTVYFGSAGGIFSINKDREVRIIPLDLNQSATVVSLSLDNNGNIYGVLNSGKLVIYTTTQKTILFDPGIPIKAVLALDSEHIILGTQGSTVLFASFDGESVSYTEKQISCSMANSIYKDQEDRIWITADTGLGFFDATLDFHPLEGLGAAGFFTGITEDYEKNYWLTSSNGGGVILLAESPFTREDLLLGLPDMTYNSVLRAENRWYLAGDTGLIISDTEGVLIENELTRALRNIRVRSIYQDRRGDILISTYAKYGIIHYNPGTGVWSNYLAAERIRLVLELPGGIYAVGTANGLFFLKQGSLISPREIFGGQATFTMPDVMVLSLYYDEKGDTPVLYAGTDGNGIYAFSSRGIESINAENGLSGDVILRMAGDDEGGIWISTGNGLCYIKDKAVKVLDVFPAYSIFDILPYKGKLWLTTANTLYEADAALLRENSPSFLKRELGIQNGLSGSLNANAWNHIDDQSGYLYFCCINGFSAISLEQEIWQHLPKAAITSVEVDNRVYYDFSKTLVVPKTTSRITFNIALLSYGLHERTNLSYQLAGQDKQEYIADSAASKISYTNLAGGSYTFTVRSSGSKNAGVSDNAVSLQIEKKLAYIEYWPVRILLALVFSSLLAGIVLLIVRISHTAERIAMVKELEEAKENAEQANKYKSEFLANMSHEIRTPMNAIVGISELVLREEITPRVSEYITDIKQAGHNLLLIINDILDFSKIESGKLDIIEVNYYLSSVINDVVSIIRTRLNEKPISFAVDIDPKLPDSLTGDETRVRQVLMNLLSNAVKYTLEGSIVLAITGTPREDRLVLTIRVTDTGIGIKQEDMGKLFGQFQQLDTHRNRSIEGTGLGLAISRNLCRLMGGDITVSSVYGEGSVFTATLSQMVRDNEPMEMVKSAEPKTGRFTAPGARLLIVDDIVTNLNVAKGLLSLYQTDVTTAASGREAIELIKKNRYDIVFMDHMMPEMDGIETTELIRSLDSPLGESYFQTLPIIALTANAVTGMKEMFLAKGFNDYLSKPIEISKLDRMMAEWISPEKKVKPDPETAAPSIIPVENTDIKINGVDTARGLALTGGSETSYRKVLSSFRNDALERLALMERVPTGSELSLFTTNVHALKSAAGTIGAAAVSQEAEELEAAGKAGDLARITELLSGFYRDLQNLADGIGQVLDDGALQNQDSGTAGKAAEYLPLFTELAESLKQEEIGTVHRLLAELEAAALDGKIRDSLAAVSNAVLMSDFEDAIRAVQRILSE, encoded by the coding sequence ATGAAACGACTAACTGTTTTTTGTAATGGAACTTTTTTCCTTGCCCTGTGGGCCTTTGCGGCGCTGGTTCCCGGGTTCCCCTGTTTCGCGGCGGAGGAAACAGGAGGAAGCGACCGGGAAGCCCGGCTTTTTCTGTCAAACCGGGTTCAGAAAGTTTACCGGAGTACCAACGGCTTCCCCTCGGACGAGGCAAATGCAGTTTTGCAGACCAGTGATGGCTATATGTGGTTTGGCAGTTACCAGGGCCTTATACGGTACGACGGCAGTGCTTTTAAAACCTTTAACGCCATGAGCCAGGACAACTTTCCCGGTTCCAGTGTCCGCTCGCTTTTGGAAGGTCCCGATGGGACCCTTTGGATTGGGACCAACGAAAGCGGCGTGGTAGCCTACAATGGGGAAAGCTTCGAGGTTTTTGACCGCAGCCGGGGTCTTCCTTCCGGCATGATCCGTTCCATCGCCGCGGATCAATCGGGGACCGTCTATTTCGGTTCCGCCGGGGGCATCTTCTCCATCAACAAAGACCGGGAAGTCAGGATTATCCCCCTAGACCTCAACCAGTCGGCCACGGTTGTCTCCCTTTCCCTGGACAATAACGGCAACATTTACGGCGTGCTGAATTCGGGCAAACTGGTTATATATACCACAACACAAAAAACGATCCTTTTTGATCCCGGCATACCCATCAAAGCGGTGCTTGCCCTTGACAGTGAACATATTATTTTGGGTACCCAGGGTTCAACGGTACTGTTCGCATCCTTTGACGGAGAATCTGTCTCCTATACCGAAAAGCAGATAAGTTGTTCCATGGCAAACAGCATATATAAAGACCAGGAGGACCGTATCTGGATTACTGCGGATACGGGTTTGGGTTTTTTTGACGCCACCCTGGATTTTCATCCCCTTGAGGGCCTTGGGGCGGCCGGATTTTTTACCGGCATAACCGAGGATTATGAAAAAAATTATTGGCTTACTTCGTCTAACGGGGGAGGGGTTATACTTCTTGCGGAAAGCCCCTTTACCCGGGAGGACCTCCTTCTGGGGCTTCCGGATATGACGTACAATTCGGTTTTGCGTGCGGAAAACCGCTGGTATCTGGCCGGCGACACAGGCCTTATCATAAGCGACACTGAAGGTGTACTGATAGAAAATGAACTTACCCGGGCGCTGCGGAATATCCGTGTCCGGTCAATTTATCAGGACCGCAGGGGCGATATCCTGATCAGTACCTATGCAAAATACGGGATTATTCACTATAACCCGGGAACCGGTGTGTGGAGTAATTACCTGGCGGCGGAACGGATCAGGCTGGTCTTGGAACTACCCGGCGGAATTTATGCGGTGGGAACCGCCAACGGCCTTTTCTTTTTGAAACAGGGTTCCCTTATAAGCCCCCGGGAAATTTTCGGCGGCCAGGCGACTTTCACCATGCCGGATGTAATGGTACTTTCCCTGTATTATGATGAAAAGGGAGATACGCCAGTTCTGTATGCCGGTACGGACGGTAACGGCATCTACGCCTTCAGCAGCAGGGGCATTGAAAGCATCAATGCGGAAAACGGTCTCTCCGGCGATGTAATACTGCGTATGGCGGGAGATGATGAAGGAGGTATCTGGATAAGCACCGGGAACGGCCTCTGTTATATCAAGGATAAGGCCGTGAAGGTACTTGATGTTTTCCCCGCTTATAGTATTTTTGACATCCTGCCGTATAAAGGGAAACTCTGGCTGACCACAGCCAATACCCTTTACGAAGCCGATGCTGCTTTGCTCCGGGAAAATTCCCCTTCGTTTTTGAAACGGGAATTGGGCATACAAAACGGCCTTTCCGGTTCTCTTAACGCGAATGCATGGAACCATATTGATGATCAGAGTGGATACCTCTACTTTTGCTGTATCAACGGATTCAGCGCCATCTCCCTGGAGCAGGAGATATGGCAGCATCTGCCCAAAGCGGCGATCACTTCCGTCGAAGTCGATAACCGCGTCTATTATGACTTTTCCAAAACTCTGGTTGTTCCCAAAACAACAAGCCGCATTACCTTTAACATCGCGCTCCTTTCCTACGGGCTTCATGAACGAACAAACCTTTCCTACCAGCTTGCAGGTCAGGATAAACAGGAATATATTGCCGATTCCGCAGCAAGCAAGATTTCGTATACCAATCTTGCAGGGGGCAGCTATACCTTTACGGTTCGATCCTCCGGCTCAAAAAACGCCGGGGTTTCCGATAACGCCGTAAGTTTGCAGATAGAAAAAAAACTGGCATACATTGAATATTGGCCGGTACGCATTTTACTGGCCCTTGTTTTTTCTTCCCTCCTGGCCGGAATTGTCCTGCTCATTGTCAGAATCAGCCATACTGCGGAGCGGATCGCCATGGTAAAGGAGCTGGAAGAGGCCAAAGAAAATGCTGAACAGGCCAACAAATACAAAAGCGAATTTCTGGCAAATATGAGCCACGAGATACGAACCCCCATGAACGCCATTGTCGGCATCAGCGAGCTTGTCCTTAGGGAAGAAATAACGCCTCGGGTAAGCGAATATATCACCGATATAAAACAGGCGGGCCATAATCTTCTGCTTATTATCAACGACATACTGGACTTTTCAAAAATTGAATCGGGTAAACTGGATATTATAGAGGTCAATTATTATCTGAGTTCGGTGATAAACGATGTGGTCAGCATAATCCGCACCCGGCTGAATGAAAAACCCATAAGCTTCGCCGTGGATATTGACCCTAAACTCCCCGACAGCCTGACCGGTGACGAAACACGGGTCAGGCAGGTACTGATGAACCTCCTTTCCAATGCGGTCAAATACACCCTGGAGGGAAGCATCGTTCTTGCCATTACCGGCACGCCCCGGGAAGACCGGCTTGTCCTGACCATAAGGGTCACCGACACCGGTATCGGCATTAAACAGGAAGATATGGGTAAACTGTTCGGCCAATTCCAGCAGCTTGATACCCACCGGAACCGGAGTATTGAAGGAACCGGCCTGGGGCTTGCCATAAGTCGCAATCTCTGCCGCCTCATGGGAGGAGATATCACAGTGAGCAGCGTATACGGAGAGGGCAGTGTTTTTACCGCAACCTTATCCCAGATGGTGCGGGACAACGAACCTATGGAAATGGTAAAAAGTGCGGAACCGAAAACAGGGCGTTTTACTGCTCCCGGCGCCCGACTCCTCATCGTTGACGATATTGTCACTAACCTGAACGTAGCTAAGGGTCTCTTAAGTTTATATCAGACCGATGTCACCACGGCCGCAAGCGGCAGGGAAGCCATAGAACTAATAAAGAAAAACCGCTACGACATAGTATTTATGGACCACATGATGCCCGAAATGGACGGCATTGAAACCACCGAGCTCATCCGGTCCCTGGATTCCCCATTGGGGGAGTCCTATTTTCAGACCCTTCCCATCATAGCCCTGACCGCAAACGCGGTAACCGGGATGAAGGAAATGTTTCTGGCAAAGGGCTTTAACGATTACCTTTCCAAGCCCATAGAAATTTCTAAACTGGACCGAATGATGGCTGAATGGATTTCCCCTGAAAAGAAGGTAAAGCCGGATCCGGAAACTGCGGCGCCGAGCATCATTCCGGTAGAAAACACGGATATAAAAATTAACGGAGTGGATACCGCCCGGGGCTTAGCCCTGACCGGCGGCAGCGAAACCTCTTACCGTAAAGTGCTGAGCTCATTCCGCAATGACGCCCTGGAACGGCTGGCCTTAATGGAACGGGTTCCCACGGGGTCTGAACTTTCCCTGTTTACCACCAACGTTCATGCCCTCAAAAGCGCCGCCGGAACCATCGGGGCCGCCGCCGTATCCCAGGAAGCGGAAGAACTGGAGGCTGCGGGAAAGGCGGGGGACCTGGCGCGTATCACAGAGCTGCTATCGGGATTTTACCGGGACCTCCAAAATCTGGCGGATGGTATAGGTCAGGTCCTGGATGACGGCGCCCTGCAGAATCAAGATAGTGGCACTGCGGGAAAGGCCGCCGAATACCTGCCCCTGTTTACAGAACTCGCAGAATCACTAAAACAGGAAGAGATAGGGACCGTGCACCGGCTCCTTGCGGAACTGGAGGCGGCGGCGCTTGACGGAAAAATCCGGGATAGTCTTGCTGCGGTTTCCAACGCGGTTTTAATGAGCGACTTTGAGGATGCAATCAGGGCTGTTCAAAGGATATTATCGGAATGA